Below is a genomic region from Rhinolophus sinicus isolate RSC01 linkage group LG11, ASM3656204v1, whole genome shotgun sequence.
AGCGCAGGTTCGGCCCCGAGTCGCCGCGCCGGGGTGGGCCGAGGCGGTGCCTAGAGAGCAGCTGCATCCTGGAGGCCTCTCCCAAAACCCGGTGGCCCGTCGGCAGGGCTGCCAGATCCCTGCCCGGCGGGCGGAGAGCCAGGCCCGGAGGAGGGGCCGAGGGCGGTGTTCGGCGGCTTCCAGGACACGTGTGAGCACCCAGGGCGGGGTTTGGGAGGAGGCTCCTGGGAAAGCGCGAGGCCTCCTGTGGGCCAGCCGCGGAGGGCCTAGGGGTCTTCCCGGGAATCTGATTTCCGTCTCTTGTCACCATACAGGATTAATATTTGGGGACGGCTGCAGCCCCAGTTCACCTGGTAGACTCTTCACTACACATGGGACTAGTGCTACCAGGTGATCGCGACCATGGCGATGAACCTTCTGGAGGACTGGTGCCGGGGGATGGAAGTGGACATCCACAGGGCCCTCTTGGTCACGGGCATCCCTGAGGACTGTGGCCAAGCGGAAATTGAGGAGACCTTGAATGGAGTCCTCTCCCCGCTGGGCCCGTACCTCGTACTCAACAAGATTTTTTTGAGGGAAGAGAATGCCAAAGCCGCCCTAATTGAGGTCGGTGAGGGTGTGAATCTGAGGGCCATACCGCGGGAATTTCCGGGAAGGGGTGGTGTCTGGAGAGTGGTCTGCAGAGACCCCACCCAGGAtgcagagtttttaaaaaacctgaatGAATTCCTGGATGCGGAAGGGCGCACCTGGGAGGATGTGGTCCGCCTTCTACAGCTCAGCCACCCCCCACAGTCCCAGAACCAGAATCTGCCCCCAGAGAACTGGGCAGAAGCTTTGGGGGTCCTCCTGGGGGCAGTGGTACAAATCGTATTCTACATGGATGCTGAGATCCGCAGTCGGGAGGAAGCTAGGGCTCAGGAGGCCGCTGAGGCCCAGGCAGTGGCAGCCTCCGCTTCAGCAGCAGGGAGGAAGATCAAAAAGGAACCAGGGCGGGCCGCCCAGGTGGTCTCTGCCTTGAAGATGGAGAACCTGGACAGCTGGAATGACATGGAAGATGAAAGTGACCCTCCCAAACCTTTGGTTTGTAAGGCTGGAGCTAAGACTCGCTCcaggagaaagaagcagaaaagaaaccCCAAGCAGGAACCAGTGTCCTGGAAGAAACCCAAAGGCCATCATTCCAGCAGCTTGGGCTCCTTAGAGGATCCTGAGGCGGATGTTGGTAAAAATACGGAGATCTCAGAATGTCTCAGGAGCCACAGAAAGCCCTGTGTGAAGCAGGAGAAGTCGGCTTGTAAGAAGCCCGTGGAGAAATGTGCCTGGAAGTCGCCCAGAAATGCACCTCGGGATGCCGGCTCGGAAGCTGTAGGCACTGGAGTTGCCTCTGAGTCAGACCAAGATGGTGGTCAGGCGGGCGCACCAAAGAAGAAGACCGTGGGCTGGGCCTCGGCAAAGAGCCCCACCCccatgaggaagaaaaagaaggtgagCTTGGGCCCTGTCTCTTACGTCCTTGTCGATGTGGAAGATGCCAAGAAGAAACCATGGATTCCAAAGAAAGGGCCAGGCTCGAGAAGGGGTGCGCCCGGTCAGAAGCCCCCGCGAGGCCCACAGCCTACTGAATCACCAGCTTCCACCTCACAGGGTGCAGAGGCCAAGCCAGAAGGCTCTCCTCACGGTGAGAATGACAACAGAAGTCATTTGGGTTGTGGCAACAAGTGGATGAGGGGGGAGGAGCAGGGGCGGCAGGTGAGGGCTGATGAGTCCAAGGGGGTGGCATGTCACATGGTCAGTGAGAAGGACACCAGTGCAGTGGAGGAGGTAGGTGACACATCAGTTGAGGTTTTAGAGGGTAAGTGCCCTGACCTCCCTCCTAGAGGTCCCTGAAGGCCAACACTGGGGACACCTGTGGGGACAGGAGGTGGCAAAGCAAACCCACCAATCTACCTTTTGTTGATGAGTTTTGCTGTGATATTCTTAGGTCATCCTGCCGCTCGCTCCTTGTGACCGTCTCCCTCGAGAAGAATTGAGTGATTTGGGGGGTTATAATGTTTGTTGGGATAGGTGACTTTGAGGGTGGAGTGTTCTGGAGGCCTGGTTGGGGGATAGAAATGTTCGAAGACTTAAAAAGTTCCAGGAAGTAAAACAAATTTCTAATGATacctccccctgcctcccttgAGCTGTTCTGATTTATCCACAGAACCCAGGAAGCTTTGAGTTGGGGGGCCACCCGAACCTAAGGAGTTGAAAGAAGACCAAGAAAGAAGTTCCAAGTTGGGAACAAAGTTTTCTCTTGTCATTGAATGAATCAAGACTTTTCACTCTTTTAGGGACCCACATTGTAGAGATCTGGTTCTCAGAAGTAAATGCTACATGAGATCTTAGGTGGAGGAATTCAGGGAGGGAAGCATATGAACCCTGAAGCTTTTCTCTTTGCCAGGCCTGCTTTCTCACCTCCCAGA
It encodes:
- the PNMA8A gene encoding paraneoplastic antigen-like protein 8A, giving the protein MAMNLLEDWCRGMEVDIHRALLVTGIPEDCGQAEIEETLNGVLSPLGPYLVLNKIFLREENAKAALIEVGEGVNLRAIPREFPGRGGVWRVVCRDPTQDAEFLKNLNEFLDAEGRTWEDVVRLLQLSHPPQSQNQNLPPENWAEALGVLLGAVVQIVFYMDAEIRSREEARAQEAAEAQAVAASASAAGRKIKKEPGRAAQVVSALKMENLDSWNDMEDESDPPKPLVCKAGAKTRSRRKKQKRNPKQEPVSWKKPKGHHSSSLGSLEDPEADVGKNTEISECLRSHRKPCVKQEKSACKKPVEKCAWKSPRNAPRDAGSEAVGTGVASESDQDGGQAGAPKKKTVGWASAKSPTPMRKKKKVSLGPVSYVLVDVEDAKKKPWIPKKGPGSRRGAPGQKPPRGPQPTESPASTSQGAEAKPEGSPHEPRKL